One Pseudomonas sp. MM213 genomic window, GCATGCCAAAGGACGACACGCGATAAAAGCTGATCGTGCAGTTGATTTCTTCCCGGTTTGAAAGCGCTTGAGCGAGCAGCGGTGATGACTTGTCGACGGCTTTGGTAACGATGATCGGGCTGTGGGTCGATTTATTGATATCGCCGATATTGGTCATGTTGTGGCTGTAGGACAGCACCATGATCTCGTCTGTGTGTGCGGCCTGGTATTTGTTGCCAATAGAGGCCTGGGTTGAACAGCCCGCTGAAATCATTCCTTGAGCTTTACCGTTTATGGTCATGTAACCGTGATTAGCCATGCAAACCACTCCTTGTAGTCAGGAGGGCAGTCTATTCAGAAGTTGTAAGCAGTTATGTAGTCCGATTCCGAAAATACGTTCTGCACAAATCGGATAAAGGTCTGCACCCAGCGGATAGTCCACCCCATTGCCCCGTCCTAGCATGAGCCTTGCCTGAACAATAACAATGGAGGCGGCGGCCATGACCCTGCGACCCGAATATCTTCAATCCCTGCTCGAGGACGATCCAGAACAAGGCATCTACCGCTGCAAGCGCGAGATGTTCACTGACCCGCGGCTGTTCGACCTTGAGATGGAACACATCTTCGAAGGCAACTGGCTGTACCTGGCGCACGAAAGCCAGATCCCCAACAAAAACGATTTCTACACCACCACCATGGGGCGCCAGTCGATCTTCATCGCGCGCAACAAGGACGGTGAGCTGAACGCCTTTATCAACGCCTGCAGTCACCGTGGCGCGATGCTTTGCCGACACAAGTCCGGCAACAAAAGCTCGTACACCTGCCCATTTCATGGCTGGACCTTCAACAACTCCGGCAAACTGCTGAAGGTCAAAGACCCGGCAGCGGCCGGCTACCCGGCGAGCTTCAACTGCGAAGGCTCCCACGACCTGACCAAAGTCGCCCGTTTCGAATCCTATCGCGGCTTCCTGTTCGGCAGCCTCAAGGCTGATGTGGTGCCGCTGGTTGAGCATTTGGGCGAGTCGGCGAAGATCATCGACATGATCGTCGACCAGTCCGCCGACGGCCTGGAAGTGCTGCGCGGTTCGTCCAGCTACATCTACGAAGGCAACTGGAAACTCACCGCCGAAAACGGCGCCGACGGTTACCACGTCAGCTCGGTGCACTGGAACTACGCCGCCACCCAGAACCAGCGCAAACAGCGCGAGGCCGGCGACACCAACCCGACCATGAGCGCCGGCAGCTGGGCCAAGCAGGGCGGTGGTTTCTACTCGTTCGAAAAAGGCCACATGCTGCTCTGGACCCGTTGGGCCAACCCGGAGGACCGTCCGCTGTACGAACGTCGCGATGAGCTGGCCAAGGACTTCGGCAAGGCCCGCGCCGACTGGATGATCGAAAATTCGCGCAACCTGTGCCTGTACCCGAACGTGTACCTGATGGACCAGTTCAGCTCGCAGATCCGCATCGCCCGGCCGATCTCGGTCAACCGCACGGAAATCACCATTTACTGCATCGCCCCCAAAGGCGAAAGCGATCACGCGCGTTCGAGCCGGATTCGTCAGTACGAGGACTTCTTCAACGTCAGCGGCATGGCCACCCCGGACGATCTGGAAGAGTTCCGCTCCTGCCAGACCGGTTACCAGGGCAGCGTGACCGCCTGGAACGACATGTCCCGTGGCGCCGAGCACTGGGTCGAAGGCGCCGATGAGGCGGCGAAGGAAATTGACCTGCATCCGTTGCTCAGCGGTGTGCGCACCGAGGACGAAGGCCTGTTCGTGTTGCAGCACAAGTATTGGCAGCAAACCATGCTCAAGGCCCTGGCTGCCGAGCAATCGAAGCTGATTGCCGTGGAGACCGTGTAATGACCATCACCTATGAAACCGTGCGCGACTTCCTCTACCGCGAAGCGCGCTACCTCGATGATCGGCTATGGGACGAATGGCTGGAGTTGTACGCCACGGATGCGACGTTCTGGATGCCGTCCTGGGACGACAACGACGAACTGACCGAAGACCCGCAACGGGAAATCTCGCTGATCTGGTACGGCAACCGCACGGGGCTGGAAGACCGCATCTTCCGCATCAAGACCGAGCGTTCCAGCGCCACCGTGCCGGACACCCGCACCTCGCACAACATCAGCAACATCGAGCTGCTGGAACAGGCGGACGGCCTGTGCAAGGTGCGCTTCAACTGGCACACCTTGAGCTTTCGCTACAAGACCGTCGACAGCTATTTCGGCAGCAGTTTCTACACCCTCGATATGCGCGGTGAAAACCCGCTGATCAAGGCCAAGAAAGTGATCCTGAAGAACGACTACGTTCGCCAGGTCATCGATGTTTACCACCTGTGAGGCGGCCGTCATGACTCATTCCATCGCATTTAATTTCGAAGACGGCGTCACCCGTTTCATCGACGCCAACGCCGGCGAAACCGTGGCCGACGCCGCGTACCGCCAAGGCATCAACATTCCGCTGGATTGCCGCGACGGCGCCTGCGGCACGTGCAAGTGTTTCGCCGAGGTCGGCAGTTACGACCTGGGCGAGGAATACATCGAGGACGCGCTCACGGCGGAGGAAGCCGAGCAGGGTTTTGTCCTGACCTGCCAGATGCGCGCCCAGAGCGATTGCGTGGTGCGGGTGCCGGCCTCCTCGGAAGTCTGCCGCACCCAGCAGGCCAGTTTTGAAGCGACCATCAGCGCCGTGCGCCAGCTGTCCGACAGCACCATCGCACTGTCGATCAAGGGCGATGCCCTGAGCAAACTGGCGTTCCTGCCAGGGCAGTACGTGAACCTCGGGGTTCCCGGCAGCGAGCAGACCCGCGCTTATTCGTTCAGCTCGTTGCAGCGTGATGGCGAGGTCAGTTTCCTGATTCGCAATGTGCCTGGTGGTTTGATGAGCAGCTTCCTCACCGGCATGGCCAAGGCCGGCGACAGCATGAGCCTGGCCGGGCCGCTGGGCAGTTTTTATCTGCGCGACATCCGTCGGCCGTTGTTGCTGCTGGCCGGTGGTACGGGGCTTGCGCCATTCACCGCGATGCTGGAAAAAATCGCCGAGCAGGGCAGTGAACATCCGCTGCATTTGATCTACGGCGTGACCAACGATTTCGACCTGGTGGAAATGGATCGGCTGGAAGCCTTCGCCGCGCGAATCCCGAATTTCAGCTTCAGCGCCTGCGTGGCCAGCCCCGATAGCCAGCACCCGCTCAAGGGCTACGTGACACAGCACATCGAGCCCAAACACTTGAACGAGGGCGACGTCGATGTGTACCTGTGCGGCCCGCCGCCGATGGTCGAGGCGGTCAGCCAGTACATTCGCGAGCAAGGCATTGCGCCGGTGAATTTCTACTACGAAAAATTCGCTGCCAGCGCGGCATAAAACTGTGTGACCACGTCCCCCTGTAGGAGCTGGCTTGCCAGCGATGGACGTTAACGATAACGCGTTTTTACAGGACTAATGCGGTGCCTGTGCGTCCATCGCTGGCAAGCCAGCTCCTACAGGTCTAGAGCTATTTTAGATTCGAGGCAGGTATGAACAGATTTCACGAAAAAGTCGCGTTGATCACCGGTGCCGCCCAAGGTATCGGCCGGCGTGTTGCCGAGCGCATGGCGGCGGAAGGGGCGCGCTTGATTCTGGTCGACCGCTCCGAGCTGGTGTTTGAAGTGCAGCAGCAATTGGGGAAGGACAGCCAGGTGCTCGCGCTGACTGCCGATCTTGAGCAATACGGCGAATGCAACCGTGTGATGCAAACTGCCGTCGAGCGCTTCGGTCGTCTCGACATCCTCATCAACAATGTCGGCGGGACGATCTGGGCCAAACCGTTCGAACACTACGAAGCCGAGCAGATCGAGGCCGAAGTCCGCCGCTCGCTGTTCCCGACGTTATGGTGCTGCCATGCGGCGCTGCCGTTCATGCTGGAGCAGGGCAGCGGCGCCATCGTCAACGTCTCGTCCATCGCCACGCGCAGCATCAACCGTGTGCCGTACGGTGCGGCGAAGGGCGGGGTGAATGCGCTGACCGCGTGCCTGGCGTTCGAAACCGCCGGTCGCGGCGTGCGGGTCAATGCCACGGCGCCCGGTGGCACTGAAGCGCCGCCGCGAGTGATTCCGCGCAACAGCGCCGAACAGAGCGCCGAAGAAAAAGTGTGGTACCAGCAGATCGTCGACCAGACGCTCGACAGCAGTTTGATGAAGCGCTATGGCACGCTGGATGAGCAGGCAGGCGCTATTCTGTTTCTGGCCAGCGACGAAGCGTCCTATATCACCGGCATGATCATGCCGGTGGGTGGTGGCGACCAGGGCTGACAGCGTTCGCCAACAACCCCATCAAACGGAGTCAACGTGATGAGTGAAAAACCCACGATCGTGCTGGTCCATGGTTTTTGGGGCGGTGCCGCCCACTGGAACAAGGTTATCGCCGAACTGCTGAAAAAGGGCTACACCCGCATCCGCGCGGTCGAGATGCCGCTCACGTCGTTGGCCGATGATGCCGAGCGCACGCGCAAAATGGTCGCGCAAGAGGCGGGGCCGGTGCTGTTGGTGGGGCATTCCTATGGCGGTGCGGTCATCACTGAGGCCGGCGATCAAGCGAATGTCGTGGGTCTGGTGTACATCGCCGCGTTCGCGCCGGATGCGGGTGAAAGTCCCGGCGCCATCACTCAACGGCATCCGCCCGTTGCCGCAGCGAACCTGGCCCCCGACAGTGATGGTTATTTGTGGGTCAAACCGGAGCTTTACCACGAAAGCTTCTGCCAGGACCTGCCCGCAACCGAAGGATTGGTCATGGGCATCACCCAAAAAGCCCCCTTGGCCGGCACGTTTGGCGATGCAATCACTACGGTGGCGTGGAAGAACAAACCGTCGTGGTATCAGGTGTCGACCGACGACCGGATGATCGCGCCGCAAAATCAGCAGTGGATGGCGGGGCGGTTGAACGCCAAAGAGATCCTGACGTTGCACGCAAGTCACGCGTCCCTTGCCTCGATGCCGGTCGAAGTGGCGGCGTTTATCGACAAGGCGGCAACGGCAGTGGCCAAGGCCTGACCCACCTTACAGGCGACGCTGAAACGCTCTGACGATTCGCAGCGTGGCGTCGCTGGTGTTCAGGTTCTGCACGGCGTCCAGCGGATACCACAGGCAATCGAAAATTTCGTTTTGCGGCCGGGCTTCAGACGAATTGAGCACCGACGCCTCGTAAACGTGGTGTCGGGTGCCACCCGTTTCCAGTTGCATCAGGTACAGCATGTCGTCGACCCCAAGCCCGGTCTCTTCCTGAAGTTCACGCATGGCGGCGCCTGCCGCGGTTTCTCCGGGCTCGACCTTTCCGCCGGGCAACGTCCAGCGACACCTTGGCTTGCGCACCAGGAGAACGTGCCGGTCCTGCTCACAAATGACGGTTGCGCGTACTTTCATGTGTTACCTGAGTGCTTGCTGTCATAAATCAGTAATAAAAATGCAATATTCAGGCCGCCCAAGGCTGCACGGGCCTCTTGGCTGGTTAGAGGTCTCACAGGGGCTGAAAGTGCAACCGAATGGCGGAATCCTGTCGCGACGTCTGGTCGGCACCTCGGCAAAGGGCGGGTGTAAGGTAGGCAGGTCAATCCTGGACA contains:
- a CDS encoding alpha/beta hydrolase, with product MSEKPTIVLVHGFWGGAAHWNKVIAELLKKGYTRIRAVEMPLTSLADDAERTRKMVAQEAGPVLLVGHSYGGAVITEAGDQANVVGLVYIAAFAPDAGESPGAITQRHPPVAAANLAPDSDGYLWVKPELYHESFCQDLPATEGLVMGITQKAPLAGTFGDAITTVAWKNKPSWYQVSTDDRMIAPQNQQWMAGRLNAKEILTLHASHASLASMPVEVAAFIDKAATAVAKA
- the benC gene encoding benzoate 1,2-dioxygenase electron transfer component BenC, with amino-acid sequence MTHSIAFNFEDGVTRFIDANAGETVADAAYRQGINIPLDCRDGACGTCKCFAEVGSYDLGEEYIEDALTAEEAEQGFVLTCQMRAQSDCVVRVPASSEVCRTQQASFEATISAVRQLSDSTIALSIKGDALSKLAFLPGQYVNLGVPGSEQTRAYSFSSLQRDGEVSFLIRNVPGGLMSSFLTGMAKAGDSMSLAGPLGSFYLRDIRRPLLLLAGGTGLAPFTAMLEKIAEQGSEHPLHLIYGVTNDFDLVEMDRLEAFAARIPNFSFSACVASPDSQHPLKGYVTQHIEPKHLNEGDVDVYLCGPPPMVEAVSQYIREQGIAPVNFYYEKFAASAA
- the benA gene encoding benzoate 1,2-dioxygenase large subunit — encoded protein: MTLRPEYLQSLLEDDPEQGIYRCKREMFTDPRLFDLEMEHIFEGNWLYLAHESQIPNKNDFYTTTMGRQSIFIARNKDGELNAFINACSHRGAMLCRHKSGNKSSYTCPFHGWTFNNSGKLLKVKDPAAAGYPASFNCEGSHDLTKVARFESYRGFLFGSLKADVVPLVEHLGESAKIIDMIVDQSADGLEVLRGSSSYIYEGNWKLTAENGADGYHVSSVHWNYAATQNQRKQREAGDTNPTMSAGSWAKQGGGFYSFEKGHMLLWTRWANPEDRPLYERRDELAKDFGKARADWMIENSRNLCLYPNVYLMDQFSSQIRIARPISVNRTEITIYCIAPKGESDHARSSRIRQYEDFFNVSGMATPDDLEEFRSCQTGYQGSVTAWNDMSRGAEHWVEGADEAAKEIDLHPLLSGVRTEDEGLFVLQHKYWQQTMLKALAAEQSKLIAVETV
- a CDS encoding NUDIX hydrolase, with protein sequence MKVRATVICEQDRHVLLVRKPRCRWTLPGGKVEPGETAAGAAMRELQEETGLGVDDMLYLMQLETGGTRHHVYEASVLNSSEARPQNEIFDCLWYPLDAVQNLNTSDATLRIVRAFQRRL
- the benB gene encoding benzoate 1,2-dioxygenase small subunit — translated: MTITYETVRDFLYREARYLDDRLWDEWLELYATDATFWMPSWDDNDELTEDPQREISLIWYGNRTGLEDRIFRIKTERSSATVPDTRTSHNISNIELLEQADGLCKVRFNWHTLSFRYKTVDSYFGSSFYTLDMRGENPLIKAKKVILKNDYVRQVIDVYHL
- a CDS encoding 1,6-dihydroxycyclohexa-2,4-diene-1-carboxylate dehydrogenase, producing MNRFHEKVALITGAAQGIGRRVAERMAAEGARLILVDRSELVFEVQQQLGKDSQVLALTADLEQYGECNRVMQTAVERFGRLDILINNVGGTIWAKPFEHYEAEQIEAEVRRSLFPTLWCCHAALPFMLEQGSGAIVNVSSIATRSINRVPYGAAKGGVNALTACLAFETAGRGVRVNATAPGGTEAPPRVIPRNSAEQSAEEKVWYQQIVDQTLDSSLMKRYGTLDEQAGAILFLASDEASYITGMIMPVGGGDQG
- a CDS encoding Hcp family type VI secretion system effector, with the protein product MANHGYMTINGKAQGMISAGCSTQASIGNKYQAAHTDEIMVLSYSHNMTNIGDINKSTHSPIIVTKAVDKSSPLLAQALSNREEINCTISFYRVSSFGMQEKFFTVSINGGVIADLTLEVPHAIFQNDAEPQELVAIRYRDITWTHHLAKTSGYSSWGEEE